A DNA window from Helianthus annuus cultivar XRQ/B chromosome 15, HanXRQr2.0-SUNRISE, whole genome shotgun sequence contains the following coding sequences:
- the LOC110884417 gene encoding uncharacterized protein LOC110884417, giving the protein MHTCSSSPPDTSPFSEPESEFRRRLRQLKFKVPKVEFNLEAEVVMADRRTVADHISVAPTTVRSSITLPAIEANNWTIPPTLINTITHSVQFHGLRDEDPHAHLTRFGRVCSTFRLTGVTEEAIHLRLFPFSLIDQAAIWLDSLPQGAITTWNDLQSKFLQKHFPPAKTARLRNLIYAFTEQPGESFYETWDRFKALLNKCPHHGLEEWRVVEKFYNGVSEATKRLLDSTAGGNMMKTKTVAECLEMIEDLATSTYTEPSFGGVTAAPKGIHTVDSSVALASQVESLTKMVKDIQVKISSKCEVCRGGHETIDFPVGYEEELSFVQNQGRGQSYNSGRQQPQTSNWQGRNPLGFQPRQSLFQTPADGQNSAESKSELSEFLKRNEESQSRTNKLLESIVAQGEARHQEQLKKNQEFELMFRNQGSTIQSLERTIGEMASRMTERPAGSFPSTTQLNPNAQLHAVFTRSGRSTGLVDEGFEIEKVIEPERVVEKEVEPEKVVENVVEPEDGNVEEPVEVYEPIPPYPMRLLNKKQIAQYNGFLEMIKKLHVDIPFLEALAKMPKFAKFLKGLLLNKKKIEDLSIITLSEECSAVISNKLPTKMPDPGSFTIPCEIEGYEFRTALADLGASINVMPYSVFKKLKLGEPTPTYMNVQLADRSVKFPRGIIENVLVKVGKFVFPTDFVVLDMGEDRSGHSCVSLILGRPFLSTAKAIIDVHGGKITLGVTDDTVTFHVNGKNSEKVGTPSVIRQELKGIGDVRMESDRKKKKHVRFKEKVEVVGSEVEFKDNSWSSGKEDEWGEFSSGDVKETKCGDDILVCNSRYKYPYTSEHKSSWFDGDFWRKKGFGMSNCFRGPSERFRGEFDIYDPP; this is encoded by the coding sequence ATGCACACATGTTCCTCGAGCCCACCTGATACTTCACCATTCTCTGAGCCCGAATCCGAATTCCGTCGTCGCCTACGTCAGCTTAAGTTTAAGGTTCCAAAAGTAGAATTCAATTTAGAAGCCGAAGTAGTTATGGCTGATCGTAGGACTGTTGCTGATCACATTAGTGTTGCTCCCACCACCGTTCGCTCGAGCATCACACTTCCTGCTATAGAGGCGAACAACTGGACCATCCCACCTACCTTGATCAACACCATTACCCATTCGGTCCAGTTCCATGGTTTACGAGACGAGGACCCACATGCTCATCTGACTAGATTCGGTAGGGTCTGTAGTACTTTTCGCCTTACGGGCGTCACTGAGGAGGCCATTCACCTTCGTCTGTTTCCATTCTCACTCATTGATCAGGCTGCTATCTGGCTGGACTCCCTCCCACAAGGGGCCATCACCACTTGGAATGATCTTCAGTCCAAATTCCTTCAGAAACATTTCCCACCTGCTAAGACAGCTCGTCTTAGAAATCTTATCTACGCATTCACCGAGCAGCCGGGGGAGTCTTTCTATGAGACTTGGGATAGGTTTAAGGCGTTGCTGAACAAGTGCCCACACCATGGGCTTGAGGAGTGGAGAGTCGTGGAGAAATTCTATAATGGAGTTTCTGAAGCGACTAAGAGACTGCTTGACTCCACAGCAGGAGGCAACATGATGAAGACCAAGACAGTTGCTGAGTGTCTTGAGATGATAGAGGATCTAGCCACTAGTACTTACACCGAGCCAAGCTTTGGGGGCGTTACTGCTGCCCCTAAAGGTATTCATACTGTGGATTCTAGTGTAGCCTTAGCCTCCCAGGTCGAATCCTTGACAAAGATGGTCAAGGACATTCAGGTTAAGATTAGTTCTAAGTGTGAGGTGTGTAGAGGTGGGCATGAGACGATAGATTTCCCTGTAGGATATGAGGAGGAGTTGAGTTTTGTTCAGAACCAGGGACGAGGCCAGAGTTACAACTCTGGAAGGCAGCAACCCCAGACCTCAAACTGGCAGGGCAGGAATCCCCTTGGATTCCAGCCTCGCCAGAGTCTGTTTCAGACCCCTGCTGATGGACAGAACAGTGCAGAGTCTAAATCTGAGTTGAGCGAGTTTTTGAAGAGGAATGAGGAGAGTCAGAGTAGGACTAACAAACTCCTAGAGTCGATAGTGGCGCAAGGTGAGGCTAGACATCAGGAGCAGCTGAAGAAAAACCAGGAGTTTGAGTTGATGTTTAGGAATCAAGGGTCCACCATACAGAGTCTAGAGAGGACCATAGGAGAAATGGCGAGCAGGATGACTGAGAGGCCCGCAGGTTCATTCCCTAGCACCACCCAGCTTAACCCTAATGCCCAGTTACATGCCGTGTTCACACGTAGTGGTAGGAGCACAGGACTTGTTGATGAAGGGTTTGAGATAGAGAAGGTGATAGAACCTGAGAGGGTTGTTGAGAAAGAGGTAGAACCAGAAAAGGTAGTTGAGAATGTGGTTGAACCGGAAGATGGGAATGTAGAAGAACCGGTTGAAGTGTATGAGCCCATTCCTCCATACCCTATGAGACTTTTGAATAAGAAGCAAATTGCTCAATATAATGGGTTTTTAGAGATGATAAAAAAGCTTCACGTAGACATTCCCTTCCTTGAGGCTTTGGCTAAAATGCCTAAATTTGCCAAGTTTCTCAAGGGACTCCTGCTCAATAAGAAGAAAATTGAGGATCTTTCAATTATTACATTGAGTGAGGAATGTTCAGCAGTGATCTCGAACAAACTTCCCACAAAGATGCCAGATCCGGGAAGTTTCACCATTCCTTGTGAGATAGAGGGTTATGAGTTTAGGACTGCTTTGGCCGACCTAGGAGCTAGTATAAATGTGATGCCATATTCTGTGTTTAAGAAGCTTAAGCTAGGAGAGCCTACCCCGACCTACATGAATGTTCAACTCGCCGATCGTTCAGTGAAATTTCCTAGAGGTATAATTGAAAACGTGCTAGTGAAAGTAGGTAAGTTTGTGTTCCCTACTGATTTTGTTGTTCTAGACATGGGCGAGGATCGTAGTGGGCACTCTTGTGTTTCACTCATCTTAGGTCGTCCATTCCTTTCTACCGCGAAAGCTATAATAGATGTTCATGGCGGTAAGATAACTCTTGGTGTCACCGATGACACGGTTACATTCCATGTTAATGGAAAGAATTCCGAGAAGGTAGGGACGCCCTCGGTAATTAGGCAAGAGTTAAAGGGAATTGGAGATGTTAGAATGGAGAGTGATAGGAAGAAAAAGAAGCATGTTAGGTTTAAGGAAAAGGTGGAAGTCGTAGGAAGTGAGGTTGAGTTTAAGGATAATTCTTGGAGTTCGGGAAAGGAAGATGAATGGGGAGAGTTTAGTTCTGGAGATGTGAAGGAAACTAAGTGTGGGGATGATATTTTAGTGTGTAATTCAAGGTATAAATATCCCTACACGAGCGAGCATAAGTCGAGTTGGTTTGATGGCGACTTTTGGAGAAAGAAGGGTTTCGGTATGAGTAATTGTTTTAGAGGCCCTAGTGAGAGGTTCAGGGGTGAGTTTGATATTTATGATCCCCCGTGA